The following DNA comes from Papaver somniferum cultivar HN1 chromosome 4, ASM357369v1, whole genome shotgun sequence.
aagagtaaccaatatttttcgaatgactttcctgttaagctcgttaccctgtcggtctcgttctaatcaaaattttaggctcaggttcgcgtaggttacgtgttcctaaagcggacaagaagagaacggtgatgaaatccgaacccttatcttgtatggccaggccttgccctttactagaaaaataaatgtccgtatttagtcctcaacatatatgcatacgaatgaGTCCAGTAACTccctgacaggggattcgcgagtgtttagaatcttacctcccgttccagacgggggatgaatcagttttagtcgactcgggccactgaatccgatgtcaagtgtacgtacccaaggtgcagagacaatatcgtaattgtcctccttctctgcaaacagtttatatttaaagtacccttccgtacggtaataaaaaaaataatgtcccaaagtccaaaagtccaaaaagaaaagaaaaattacaaaaataataaaccctaatacagtttttttatttctaaaagaaaataaacaaaccctaaactaaaattgtctaaaataaaatagtcttcttttctgttctttttgctttaatctttagctccaagtctttatgaaatcaccaaactctttggctcaattttctttatgatccagaacctgtagacacaacacaagataaatacccaaaaaaattaaaaaaaaaacaaaataaataaaaataaataaaaaataaataaatctaaaaccctaaaaacaagtccgcgtcggcggcgccaaaaattgatgtgatttgtatatagtggtaaaagtggttcgattctcagacttgtgaaggatattaattagacttaaattctaatattaaaatagaaaactcactaaaaattatagcaaactcaatcaaagttgatatcaatattaaaagaacactgaggctaagattccactattttccaagttcaaagtgattaaaccaatacttatatttatgcaattttctcgtttaatttgattctaaaatattgcaacaagtagattttcaaaagtaataattgtaaataccaagtatgaagcatcaaaagtcttaaaactaagcatactccatcaaaataaatcacaatcactcaaataaaaatcatattcaataatagttcaaggcgaataatcatataattattgcaaataaaaagataaaatagaatataccactttttgttggaaaaatagcttcctctatcgcctcagcaatggggtttagctcctcatattaaccatgttctcaaagtatgtttttatagctcaaaagtgtacaagaaggtgaaaaagtgataacacagccgattcgcaacagtgtgaaggtgttgcagaatctctgttacaaagaggaaacagtagctaaagacctaatacAATTATTGTTGATGAATGTTAgatgggttctgctgttgaatagcgatagtgttctgcgaaagatacttgtgcgtcaatgttcttcgtgttcttcctcttcagcaacagcagcagaatactgtattttcctgcaactcgatctctggagctatgtggtgttctaaacttctcctaaggtttcgtacCCCCTATATGAGACTCGAAACAACTTATATATACTCTACAGATGacgatatttcgagaaagatttcAATTATCTTCCCGTTCTTTTCTCTGCAAGTCACGGACTTTTCTTCACAGAAAGTTATGgattctttcccttttcttctctggtTTCCGTCGTCAATCCTCTTCTTAGGATAGAATCAAATCCAACAGGTAATATTCTCTTCCCTTTGTGTACgtatttactaaaaataaatcaacttcccATAATTTCTCTCTTGCCTTGTTTTCACAAGAACCACATCACAACTTCTCCTGGTTCGATTCAAACTCTACTACCACCCTTGTTTTGTAGCAACGGGCTAATTCGAGTCATATCCATGAAAATATCCAGCATAATCCACGTAACTTTTCAACAGCAAAAAACCCGAGATTATATCACTTTCCTGTTTTGCTTCATACTAACAATCCAGCCCAAGTTCATAGAATAAAACACCCATACACGCCATGTTTAGTCCACTGAAGCCTAACCCAAGAGAATTCAGCGGTTGAATCTCTCCATAATCGttccaaaatcaaaccctaaaatatgCTCCGCTGTAAAAataattcccgccaaaactgataattcaaatgtagaatatggtcgccccctatccagagtaggggtgcgattagaagctgcctggaaatgggataccccttagtaattaggttaccccttatccaaagtgagggtccgaatagcaaatgtcctcccttgaacgcaaaaaacacttttcgagccaatttcgccgcaaaatcttatttttccaaaaataaatacaaaatcgagcactaacaatatacataattgagaaaaaaatagacgtataaatgtgtctatcacttccctccctagatcaacccttatcctccactttgtgaccaaagcaagtctggaacgtccattttttggtttagtccagatttgtacatattgatctcccgaatcaaagtactcccttgcagtacattgtttagggtttagactcgtttctcacccacacactcgaaattaccgaaatcagcagaaactgttttcaccctcaaacacctggctcttaggatagtttgctagaaatgcaaacttaggtatttatagaacaaggatgtttggacaccaaggaatttccaaaaccgaaaatgttctcaagatatgcaatgaatggaaaaattcagttttcctaattccaataaatgcttgtccaaaatttctgaaatatcTCAATAGAATATCTcaaattaataaatgcacatcactactttttattttctagagctatGTATTAATTGTCGGTAATTAAtgaatataaaatcaaaaaccttaattaaaagattcttaatttatattggcacaggatcaccttgagtaccaaggaatatctttgaacaataaatgataagagttactactcatgttcaaagtatgttgacatcttttcgctgcaaatccttatttcatatgtaaatggatttacattcttggaatcggttataccacacttccaaacaagcttCGAATTGGTTTGCCTatattccaagattactatgtgattggttataccaaatcacaacggttagttgtgatcggtccttccaAGTCACACACATGGGTTCGGGTCgtttataccaatcactaggatcggtataCCTAAATATGATACCTACATGTTATCGGTCACACcatttaccaggaccggttacaccaattacaaggatcggttccatctacacatggtatctacttgtgaccggtcacaccagttaccaggacagGTTACACCAactacaaggatcggtcacacaactcttatgatcggtcacaccaattactaggattggtcacaccaattacaaagatggatcataccatcacatggtgattacttaggatcggttacaccaataccaggaccggtcataccaaatcataagtccaggcattgtgatcggttataccaagatacataacctgagttaagattggttctaccaactcacacatgttggtcatccaaagataacAATGAATAATAAGACCAATAAGCCTATTggattccctttcgattcacaaaacaagtttaggaatgtacttcctttaaacgaatgtaaaacattgtttcctatgatgaaatcttcaccataaaccatacacataatcataacaatatatacaagattatgtcgatgtcatatctacgaagttcaaaagataagcgttatacttcgtggTCTAATTCCTTTATATTATGattatactattatgatcatgtcacatcactagagtataatatacaatatatacagcttcacggttatgttttcaatatgcacgaattgaaagatatgttaggaatgaaacaagttcaagtcagtattactaccctcaagtggaatgatcatgtcgtcgttgtagttcgttacttcttcgcattcttaaggtcttcgaagtaatacttgtatgtctcaacattcatatactttctagtctaacctaaacgaagttgaatatagtatttaatcaagaaactttagatgagttttgatactaaaatatttaatcaaacttgacataccaacgcttggtgagttcaaccgagctatgctctaacatatatgatcagaaaggaagaagaaaacaaCTCTCTTTGATAACGAATTCGATACTCTTGATTTCGTTGAGGATCATCCCGAAATAAATTCCTACTTTTCCTGCACTCGTCAAGATGTTGAGGAAGGGAGAATGATTTTTGCCGATATTGTTTTTGATTTTATTAAATTCTTTGAGGAAGCTAAGATTCAACTTGTTGctaatatgaaaaataaaaacatgttaagaattgagttgaaaaaggttctTGCTGACTTTGCTCTCATGAAATTTTTCATGTTAATGATCTTCTTAATGAAGCTTAATGAATAAATATTTCCCCTGGAATTTGTTGATGGTTAAAGAAAAACTCAAAAGGGTTAAAAACCAATGACGAATCTATTAACAATAATAATGAGCAGAAACCTAGTTGGCTGGACATGTGGTGAAAACGGATTTGTTCGGAACAGACGTATAATAATAGCTTCAGTGGATAATTTCATATGTCTCATCGATCTCACCTCTCAGCTATAATGCTCAATCCAGCGAACGAAGGTAATAGTTATGTTTCGTTCAACACTCACTTTAGAATTCCAACGAGAAtaatgagttgtcatccactatgcctTTAAAGTGAAGGAAAATATTGAAGGAGGAGTTGGGAGATTTAGGGTTGTAAGAGAGGTGGCTTGAGAGACCATTGTACTTGAGAGTTGTTCATAGTTTGCATGTAACCATCATCAATACTTAGTGAAATAACTCCAATGAACGTAAAATTTAATACCGAACCACGTAATTATCTTGCCTCAATTACTTTATTTACTTCCTTATCATACTTCACGATAACTAACCTTTGATTACTCGAATCATAACCTTAGATCTCTTTGGTTGTGACCGAAGGCTTTTCCTGTAGTTATATGCTATTGGAAAGTATAGAAGGGAGGCACTTTCCGATTTTCCAAAACTGAGCATATTATTACTAGCATAAGCTGCATAATCACATCCGAATGAGTAACCCAAGTGTCTATAGAGCTGCACAAGAACCGACCCATCAAGTCGAAACCCGTCCGCACCCAATGAAATCGTCGGTTTTTAAACCAAACTCGCCCGTAGTGGGTTGGTATATGGTTATGAATCAAAAAACCCGATATGGATGGATTAGTTTATGGTTTAATGCTAAAACCGACCGAACTCTCCTATAAAAATCGATAGTGTtggttgttattttatttttattggaagtaTTGTTATATTGAACTTTGAAGACTTATGGTTGTGGTTTGGCTTGTTTAAGTAATTAAGAACTTAAATAAATATGTCTACATTTTAAAACATGTGTATAGGTGTATTAATGatcattcaatatatatatagcaGGTCCAAATATAATCAATATTACAAATAAAAAACTGGCTGGAAATGCTGAAATATAGACATTGTAGACTGGGTTAACACGGATTTAAACTCAAAACCGACCGACCCAGAATAGGCGAGTTTAAACATGAACTAAAAATAGATCGGGtggttttggttttaaaattgtaaaaccgaaGTATTAGGGGGTTGGTAGGTGTTTTTGGGCGAAACCCGAGccaaccgacccatgtgcaggtCTAAGTATCTAGATTCTAGGGCCTAACATATTTCCATCCTAGCCATCAGCGCAAGAAATCCTCACCGTACCTAAATCAATTGATCAAAGGGGTGAGAAGTCATTAGCAACTACCTAGAAATTCCAGAACAGAAAGTAGAAACCATTGCGAatcagaacaggaaaacaagtcTTTAGGCAACTTGGAAAAGGGAAACCAAAAACTTGCGCGTTAAATTTCAGTATATCAAAGGAAACAACCATGATTCTACCggcaatttcatcttcttctccagcAATTACAGTTCGTATTACTTGTCGTGTAACTATTGGTTTTCTTTCTCGGAGAAAGAAAATGGCCGTATCTCAATTCTCATCTTCTTCACCATCAACCTTAATCTCATGCGCATCTGCATCCACAACCACAAGCACAACAACGGAAACTGACGGTAAACCTAAACCATGGTTATTCGTTGGTCTTGGCAACCCTGGAAAGTTATATAACGGAACCAGACATAATGTAATGTATTTTACCTTAATTAATTTCTCCTCTTCTTTTCCATTCAATTGGGCAGATATATGATTAAATTGCCTTTAAAATTCTACTTTTATTCCATGAATTGGAGTTTCTATGGTTcattaaataagaaaaatctcaCCTTTTGTTGTTACTGTTTGGTATTTAGGTGGGATTTGAGTTAGTAGATGCTATAGCTGAAGCTGAAGGAATATCAATGAGTAGTGTTTCGTTTAAAGCTCTATTTGGAAAAGGTATTTCTACAAACTCTACTTGGTTTACTCGGTGTTTCGTTTAAAGCTCAATTTGGAGAAGGTATTCTACATACTCTTTTTCGTTTACTCAATAAGGTTATGAGTTTCAAGTAACTCGCGTTCTTAAAAATTGGTAACATGGGGTACTAGAATTAGGTAATTGTTGTGGGAAACAGTAATAGAGATTGTTCTGGCACCATTACATAAAGTGATCTAAGTCTAGCTAAAATTGTTCAACTTCAGAACGAGGGTCTTAGAGTTGAGGTTAACTTTTAATTTCTCATGTTTATGCTTAGCGATGAATCCACATTTCAAGGATTTAGATGAAAAGTTGGATCATTCTTTGATACATACCGACTCAAAGTCAGTAGCTAGTTGGGCCTTATAGAATAATCTAGTTTGATCCCGACCGTGTGGGAGGTTTACAAGTTTCAAATAGGTCGCTATGTTGTAGAGATGTGTCACCAATTTGGTGTATCAAAACTAATTTCCAAACAATAGCTAGTCCTTTATTTGATGGTTCTTGATTCGATATGGTTTTCTATGTGCAGGCCATATAGGAGACGTTCCTGTTATGCTTGCGAAACCACAAACTTTCATGAATTTGAGTGGTCAATCGGTAAGTAAGCAAATTCTGTGaactttttttttatctattGTTGCTTCACCCGTGTGCTTAATTTTGATCCTCATTTGTAGGTTGGTTCCATCGTTTCATATTACAAGATACCGTTGAAGCAAGTAGTTGTGGTAATGAATTTAGTTATATTAAATATTTCCTATACTGGTTTCAGAAAGAGAGCATTACATTTCTTCATCACTTCTATTAAACTCTTATGGTCTTCTAAACAGATATTTGATGACATGGATTTGCCTTTCGGAGCATTACGTTTACTGCCAAAAGGTGGACATGGAGGGCACAATGGGTAAATTGACTAAATTCTATGTCGCACTACTTCTTTTGATTTTCTAGGATTCTTGGTAATCATGTCACACTTCTTGTTTCCTTTCTAGAAGGATTCATCTCCTCTATCCGAATCTCGTATCATTTCTATTATATTGTCAGTTCCATGTTCTGTTACCTCCTTACTGGTACACTTTCGCCTTTCATAGGATGACAAGTCACAAGCCTTTTAATTTCTATTCAATTCATAAAACACACTTGATACTCCTGAGTATATTATATATGATGGCATCATGTAAATTGCGGATAGATGAAGCTCCATGACTAGAAATGATCTGTGTGGATATAGCCCCCCACCAGTAAGGGTTTGGTTTTAATTTGGCGGGATGTTTTTCAGAAGCATTGCTCCTAAGAACTTGCCTAGACGTATGACCCTGGGCTAGGAACTGTCTATTTTTACTAAAGAAGAGAAGTTTTGGGGGTATTTTGTGCATCCTTAAGGGGGAATCCTAAAGAAGCAACACATATTAGTCCTAAACACAATATTTATTGATCAAGTGGAAAAGGAAGAAAACTGATTCTTAACCAAACTAATCCtagtttttttggtattttcatttattttgtcatttctctttagaaataactGTATAGTATGGCCATATCTTTGCTTAATTTGTGAGCTTATCGTTTTCCTTGAATGGCAGGATGAGAAGTGTCATTGACCATTTCAAGGGTAGCCGTGATTTTCCACGGTTGAGAATAGGTATGCATTTGTATATCTTGCTTACATATCTATCTAATTTTTGTCTGTATTATAATTGAAAAAATATTAAAGAATTAGTGTTTATTCTGATAAGGAATTGGACGACCTACTGGCAAAATGGATGGTGCATCGTTTGTTCTTCGACCTTTCAATAAACAAGAGCGCGAAGAGGTACATCACACTTTGTACTCGCCTTGGAAGCACACTATAATCAAAAGAGTAAGGGTTAAAGAAAGTTAGAAATAATTCTAATTGTCTAGTGTTTCATTTTGTGTTTACTGCAGTTGGATTTCACTTTCCAAAATGGATATGACGCGTTAAGGATACTTTTGCTTGAGGGATTTGATAAAAGTGCTGCATTTACTAATTCTGCATCAAAGTCCGCATCGAAGTCCGAATCAAAGTCTATGAAACAGCTTGGTTAAAATGTTAAAGTTTTGATAAATTATCTGGATAAGCAGAACCTTACAATCTCCAAAGAaaaaaggtttgttgttctttgaAATGGTAACCTGAAGCTGAAAACCAGGGTTTTGCCAGAGCCTGGTTAAGAGTTTCAAGCTTTTTGAGGTGAAGAAGCATCTAAAGTTGAATGATCCAACTGTCAGCTGGATTTCTCCAATACGGATCGCATTGAATTTCCCGATTTtttgttctgatgtatttatCTCATTTTTTATGTGAAGTAATTGTTGCCTATCCCAAACACTTAATTTTCACTTCACATCACAGCTATATCCCTGAATGAAAAGCTTGTGGAAAAATTTTCCGAGGAATACCAGAATAATGTTCGACTGTTGGTGAAATGTGAGCATATTTATTCTGACTATAGACAGGAAATCTGAAACTATTCGAGCTACGTTTtcgtttctgttttcttttctgtCTTTCCACAGATTCAGCATAAGCAACTGCAGATATCATTAGCCATCCAGCATCAGCAGCTGCAGATACCATAAACCGTCCAGAAATGGTGCAGTAAATCATTCCTTATTCTTCAGGTACCTACCACAACCTTAAAGTTTTCCTTTCTCATTTGAAGAAATCTTTTGCAGTTACGTAAATAGGATTTCAtgtatttgaaattttgaataaaCGACCAGCAAATCTAGACATGCCTGTTGCTTTATACGGATGcttttttcatgcaatattttttGGTGAATAGCAGCCCTCTTTGACCCACAGATAAAAGAGGCATGTAGTGTATttgataacaaaaataaacattggTGGGACTAGGTTTTTCATGGTTTCTTATTCGGTTGTTTCTGTCTGGCAAGAgtcacttcttttttttcttccacgaGGATCATCAGAATATATTTTACAAAACTTACTATCTTCCAACTCTGGTCAATATGTTTGATCCCCTGGTTAATAAATTCTGGTCCCTTCATCATAGCAGCCTTTTATTAAATCTCCCTACAGATGAGTAGTAAAAGTAAAAAACGCCCTACGGATTTCTTTTTCCTGTCGGGAAGTTAGGGTTAGGCAACCAAGGATAtgcactttatattttcttgtagctAAAAAAGAGTTTAGAAGTCTGTAAACAACTAGTTCATTAGAGGATATGATCCCCATGGACATGTAATGTGCTCCTTTTGATGCAGTCAAATGACAAGTAACAATAACAAAAAGCTTAGAGGCGTAAAAGTATGTTATTTAGACAACAATTACCTAAAAGGTTTCGCTAATCTTTGGTTAAAACAATAAAGTGCCATCTAGGATTTTACAGGGACTTGTTATCATGGTTAGCTTTCTGTTAAACCAATGCAGTTGCAGTGTATTGTAAATAAAAATCTGGAAATTAGATCCCATGGAAATTACTTCTAGTATCTAACAATTCTAAATAACTTTCATCCATAAAGTAGTATTTGGCATGTATATTTTATTTTGTTCTATCAATATGCCCCCAAACTAACAGGCTTTTGTGAGTGGAGAATCAAATGATTATGTGAAGGTGTTGTACAACCAGCATATTAGGGTATTTTGATTGGTTCACCTTATTACATGATTTGATATAAAGTATGCTCTTGTCTAGTGAAGaatatatataattttaaaaACATGAAATTTTGTATAGACAGACTGTTTaaatcatcttttttttctttggctcAAGACTGTTTAATTCATCTCCAAGAGCCAAATGAATCCACTCTTAGATTATCTCCAGTCCACAAGTGAATATTACGGCTTAAAATCTCAGCCCAAAGCACCAGAACTTGCACAAAATTGTACTGAAAAACCCCCATTGGCGTCCCTGCAAGATTATGACCCCTTGCTTTTCTGGGTATTATTCCATAAAAACTCCAACTTGAATTGATTGAACTATAACCTCTCACAATCTTTCACAGAAGAATGGTGATAGGAATCTACTGCACTGCTCTATTGCCCAGTGGTTCCTGGCC
Coding sequences within:
- the LOC113275618 gene encoding peptidyl-tRNA hydrolase, mitochondrial-like; protein product: MILPAISSSSPAITVRITCRVTIGFLSRRKKMAVSQFSSSSPSTLISCASASTTTSTTTETDGKPKPWLFVGLGNPGKLYNGTRHNVGFELVDAIAEAEGISMSSVSFKALFGKGHIGDVPVMLAKPQTFMNLSGQSVGSIVSYYKIPLKQVVVIFDDMDLPFGALRLLPKGGHGGHNGMRSVIDHFKGSRDFPRLRIGIGRPTGKMDGASFVLRPFNKQEREELDFTFQNGYDALRILLLEGFDKSAAFTNSASKSASKSESKSMKQLG